The following nucleotide sequence is from Peribacillus sp. ACCC06369.
CCTTGTACATTATTATGTCCGCGTAAAGGATAAGTACCTGTTCCAGGTTTACCGTAGTTGCCTGTTATGAGCATTAGATTGGAAATTGCAGTACTCGTATCGCTTCCTCCGCCATGCTGCGTAACGCCCATGGCCCAAAGCGATGCAACGCTCCCCGCTTCATGAATGGCTTCTGCAAGCGTAATTAAATCTTCTTTAGCTACGCCAGTTACTTTTTCCGCATATTCCATTGTGTAAGGTTCTAAAGTCTTGATGTATTCCTCCATCCCATTTACACGGTTTTTAATGAAGTCTTTATCTGTCCAACCTTGGTCGACGATATATTTAGTCACGGCCGACAGCCATATGATATCCGATCCCGGAGCAGGTTGGATAAAGAGGTCGGAACGTTCGGCCATTTCATGCTTTCTAATGTCCGCCACTATCAGCTTCTGTTTACCTAGTTTATGGGAACGTTTGATTCTCGTAGCCAAAACTGGATGTGATTCGGATGTATTGGAGCCTATGATCAATACAAGTTCGGACTTTTCGATATCCTTTATGCCCCCTGTATCTCCGCCATATCCAACCGTTCTGAACAGTCCCAAAGTAGCCGGTGTCTGACAATACCGGGAGCAGTTATCCACATTATTGGTGCCAATGATTCCCCTTGCCAGCTTTTGCATTAAATAGGACTCTTCATTGGTGCATTTGGATGACGTTATGAAAGCCATCGAATCCGGACCGTGATCATCTTTTATTTCGGTGAATTTACGGGAAATCAATTCAAGGGCTTCTTCCCATTCAGCTTCTCTGAATGCATCCCCTTCTCTAATTAAAGGTTTTGTAAGCCTTTCCTCACTATTTACGAAATCCCATCCGAATTTCCCTTTCACACAAGTCGAAATTCCATTTGCAGGTGCCTCAACTTGCGGTTCAACCTTAAGGATTTTACGGTCTTTGGTCCAGACGTCAAAGCTGCATCCTACACCGCAGTATGTACAAACCGTTTTCGTCTTTTTGATTCTTGCATCCCTCATGGCGGATTCCATATCTGAAATTGCTAAAATCGAACCATAACCCGTTTCAACATTTTTAGTGATTTCTATCATAGGTCGAAGGGTTTGTTTAGCAATACCGGTTAAAAATCCGGCTTCACCTTCCATTCCTTTTTCCATCATCGCATTACACGGGCAAACTGTGGAACAATGACCACATGAAACACATGAAGATTCATTGATTGGAACTTTATTATCCCAAATGACACGTGGACGTTTTGCTTGCCAATCTATAGTCAATGTTTCTGTGACCTGTACATCTTGACAAGCTTCAACACAACGGCCGCAAAGGATGCATTGGTCCGGATCATATCGATAGAATGGATTTGAACGATCTACTTCATACGGTTTTTGATCAAAAGGCACACTTTGATGATTTACCTTCATTTCCTTAACGGTATTGTGTATTTCACAAGTGCCATTATTATAATCGCAAACCGTACAATAAAGCTCATGGTTATACAATATCTTGTCCATTGCCATGACCTGTGCTTCTTTTACATCTGCTCCAACTGTATCAATTACATCCCCATCATCGATTTTGGTAGAACACGACCTTACAAGTTCTCCATTTACGCTCACTAGACATGTATCACATGTTTCGATAGGACCTAGGCTGGGATGGTAACAAACATTCGGGACTTCAATGGAGCTGTCCATCAGCGTTTGTAAAATTGTTTGATTACCTTCCAGGGTGGCTTCAGCACCATTGATTTTTATATGTACTTTCTCTGGCAAAATTATCGCTCCCCTCAATATAAACGATAAATTTCAATCGTTATTATTTTCTACCCCGACAAATTTTTCACCAAACGTGCGGGAGTAAATTATGGAAGATTTCATTTGTCCAATAAATTTCAACAGATAATGAACTAAAGTCGAAGTGAGGCATAGTTGCTCACTTCGACTTTAGTTCATGCATTACAAGCTTATTTTCAATACAAGCGAACTTAAAGGGGGAACGGTTATCTGACTGCCTTTGATTCTTGCTATTTCTTCCAGGCCTGCCCGCTGACCATCCACTAAAACGGACCAATCTCTTTCATGGGGAAGTGTAATGTTTATCGCGTCCCAATTTGCATTATGAATCACTGCAATTTTTGAATCCTTTGTTATAAGGGTGAATGCAACCGCATTTGGTGGAGCATCAATGAATTGTAAATGCTCCTCAATTTCTTCTGGCGTGCTTAATCTAAAAACAGAATGGTTTTTCCTGAGCGAAATCAGCCCTTTCATATATTCCACTTCGCGATCTAACTCCGCTCTCCTTTTCCAATCCAAACGGTTAATCCAATCAGAAGATTGATAGCTATTTTCATCCCCATCCTTTGTTCGCATGAATTCTTGTCCAGCATGTATCATTGGTATTCCCTGTGATAACAGGACAATTGCGGAAGCTAGTTTATGCATCTGTTTTCGTTCTTGTTCTGTCGCATCTGGATTAGTGATGAGAAGCTTATCCCATAAAGTATAATTATCATGTGCTTCAACATAATTGATCACTTGATCTGGTTTTTGGTATGTGGCGATATGATCACCATATTTCAAGCCACCAGCGATTCCTTTTTTTATGATATCTTCCATACCTGGTTTGCCATTCACAAAACCTTTATCGTGTTCATTCATTACAAATCCTTTTAAACCATCTCGGATTGCATCATTAAAATGAGCGATTCCAGGCATTTTAAAAGCATTCTTTTGATTTGCTTTCAGCTCTTGGGCCAAGGGGGTATCCATATCCCATCCTTCGCCCAAAACAATGAGGGTCGGATCAATTTCTGCCAGTGTTTTTTTCACTTCATTCATCGTTTCCACATCATGGATCCCCATTAAATCGAAACGGAAACCATCAAGGTTAAATTCCTTCGCCCAATAGGTTACGGATTCCACCATGAATTTTCGCATCATTTTATTTTCAGATGCGGTATCATTTCCT
It contains:
- the fdhF gene encoding formate dehydrogenase subunit alpha; protein product: MPEKVHIKINGAEATLEGNQTILQTLMDSSIEVPNVCYHPSLGPIETCDTCLVSVNGELVRSCSTKIDDGDVIDTVGADVKEAQVMAMDKILYNHELYCTVCDYNNGTCEIHNTVKEMKVNHQSVPFDQKPYEVDRSNPFYRYDPDQCILCGRCVEACQDVQVTETLTIDWQAKRPRVIWDNKVPINESSCVSCGHCSTVCPCNAMMEKGMEGEAGFLTGIAKQTLRPMIEITKNVETGYGSILAISDMESAMRDARIKKTKTVCTYCGVGCSFDVWTKDRKILKVEPQVEAPANGISTCVKGKFGWDFVNSEERLTKPLIREGDAFREAEWEEALELISRKFTEIKDDHGPDSMAFITSSKCTNEESYLMQKLARGIIGTNNVDNCSRYCQTPATLGLFRTVGYGGDTGGIKDIEKSELVLIIGSNTSESHPVLATRIKRSHKLGKQKLIVADIRKHEMAERSDLFIQPAPGSDIIWLSAVTKYIVDQGWTDKDFIKNRVNGMEEYIKTLEPYTMEYAEKVTGVAKEDLITLAEAIHEAGSVASLWAMGVTQHGGGSDTSTAISNLMLITGNYGKPGTGTYPLRGHNNVQGASDFGSMPDRMPGYEKVTDKRVRTKYENIWGAKLPENPGLNNHEMVEGIHAGTLRAMYLKGEDMGLVDSNINHVHEAFEKLDFFVVQDIFLSRTAEFADVVLPASPSFEKEGTFTNTERRIQRLYQVFEPLGESKPDWQIIMNVANSLGAGWNYEHPSEIMDEAAKLSPLYAGVSYERLEGYKSLQWPVAPDGTDTPLLFTEDFPFPDGKARLFPVEWTKPIDFGEEFDIHVNNGRLLEHFHEGNMTYQSKGITSKTPKVFLEVSRELAKDRGLEDGTLVRLTSPYGNAKVQCLITDRVKGKEVYLPMNDSGDGAINQLTSSHSDKDTDTPAYKEVQAKMEVLRIKGDNPLPSINHRNGNPQPQIGVQVQKKWAREDYIFPGDLLKIKKEERNRG